From the Streptomyces sp. Sge12 genome, the window TTGCGCGAGTTGAGGTACTTCACGAAGTCGACGATGCCGCCCTCGTAGTAGTACTTCACCGTGCGCGCGGTCGGCTCGGCCGTGTCCGCGTCGGGGTCGTCCGCGCCGACCGTGGCCTTCGCCGACTCGCGCTCGTCGGTCAGCGACAGGGTCAGACCCTTGTTGAGGAAGGCCATCTCCTGGAAGCGCCGCGACAGCGTCTCGAAGGAGTACTCGGTCGTCTCGAAGATGTCGCCGTCGGCCCAGAAGGTGACCGTGGTGCCGGTCTCGGCGGTCTCCTCGTTCTTGGCCAGCGGGGCCGTCGGCACGCCCAGCTTGTAGTCCTGGGTCCAGCGGTGGCCGTCCGTCTTGACCTCGACCGCGACCTTGGTCGACAGCGCGTTGACGACGGACACGCCGACGCCGTGCAGACCGCCGGAAACGGCGTAGCCGCCGCCTCCGAACTTGCCGCCCGCGTGCAGGACGGTCAGCACGACCTCGACGGCCGGCTTGCCCTCGGACGGAACGATGCCGACCGGGATACCGCGACCGTTGTCGACCACGCGCACCCCACCGTCGGCGAGGATCGTCACGTCGATGGTGTCCGCGTGCCCGGCCAGCGCCTCGTCGACGGAGTTGTCGACGACCTCGTAGACGAGGTGGTGCAGACCACGCTCACCCGTCGAGCCGATGTACATACCCGGCCGCTTGCGGACCGCGTCCAGGCCCTCGAGGACCTGGATCGCACTGGCGTCGTAATTCTTCTCGTTGGAGTCGCCGGAATCGGCCACGAAGCGCCCTTTCTGGCACAGCGCAGCCCGTACCCCGGACCAGCAAGTGCGCCGGCGGGAGCGGCCGCGTCGTTCTGCGTTGTCTGCTCGATCCCGCGAACCGGCGGGATTCGCTTCAGTCTACCGGTACCACGGACATGAATGGGGGTTTGCCGGTACCTGAGTCCGCATGTGCCGCCCTGAACCTCCTCTCTCCGACTCCCCACATCCGGGAAGGGGCTCAAAGAGGCTCACACGGGCATCCAGCCCTTCGGGCTGTCAACCTCCGACTACCGTGAGGGACGCCACCCGAAACTGCTCATCGCCGGCCCCGCCGGCGGTCGGGGCGCGGGGTCCGGAGCGGCGCCTCGGGGCCCGCGGAGCGGGCTGCGTCCAGCGCCCACGGGCAACCCCGCAGGGGACCGGGCACGGGACCCGGCGGGCGACCCGGCGGGGGCCGTCACCCGTAGGTGTCCCCGGGCCCCTTGCTGCCCGGCGCCCGCCAGGGCCCGTACCCCTTCGGCCGTCCACCGGGGCCGTGCACCTTGATCATCCGCACGGTGCCCTGCCCCAGATCCGCGTTCAGCCGCGCGACCAGCTGCGGAGCCAGCAGCTTCAGCTGCGCCGCCCACGCCGAGGAATCGCACCGCACGACAAGTTCACGGTCCTCGTAGCGCTGCGGTTCACAGTGCGCCGCGATCTCCGGGCCGACGATCTCCGACCAGCGCTCCATCACGCCCGCCACCGCCATCGGCATCTCCCAGCCGCGTTCGGTGCGCAGCCGGTCCAGCGCCGCCATCAACGGCATCGGGTCCCGGCCGTCCGCCCGGGCCCCCGAGCGCAGCCCCGGCTGCTGGCGCCGCTTCCCGCCGGCCGCGTTGCCCCGGGCCCGCGCCTGCTCGCGCGCCGCCGCCAGGGCCTGGCGCGCGAGGTCCACCCCGGATGCCTCCGGGGTCCTGCGACCCTCCTGCGGGTCCTTGCCGGGATCGTTCACAGCCGGGTCACCTCACCGCCGGACACCCCGAACCGCGTACCCACCAGCACCCCCGGGACGTCGTCGTCGACCGCCGCCGTCACCAGTACCTGCTCGCCGGGGGCCACCAGCTCCGCCAGCCGCTCCCGGCGCCGCGCGTCCAGCTCCGCGAACACGTCGTCCAGGATCAGCACCGGCTCGCTGCCCTCCGAGCGCAGCAGCTCGTACGAGGCCAGCCGCAGGGCCAGCGCGTACGACCAGGACTCCCCGTGGCTCGCGTACCCCTTGGCGGGCATGTCGCCGAGCCGCAGCAGCAGGTCGTCGCGGTGCGGGCCCACCAGGGTCACACCGCGCTCGATCTCCTGCTTGCGCACGTCGGCCAGCGCCGCCAGCAGCACCTCGTAGAGGGCCTCGCGGGTGCGCGCCGTGCCGCTGTCGACCGGCTCCCCGGCCGAGGACCGGTACGCCAGCCCCAGCGGGCCGCCGCCGGGCGCCAGCTGTTCGTACGCCTTGTCCGCGAGCGGCAGCAGCGTGGCGATCAGATCGAGCCGCTGCGCCAGCAGCTCGGCGCCCACCCGCGCGAGGTGCTGGTCCCACACGTCGAGGGTGGAGAGGTCCAGGGAGCGCCCGCCGTGCCGGCGGGCCATCGCCGCGGACTTCAGCAAGGTGTTGCGCTGCTTGAGCACCCGTTCGTAGTCGGAGCGGACCGCGGCCATCCGCGGCGAGCGCGCCGTGACCAGCTCGTCCAGGAACCGCCGCCGCTCGCCCGGGTCGCCCTTGACCAGGGCCAGGTCCTCCGGCGCGAACAGCACCGTCCGTATGATCCCCAGCACGTCCCGGGGCCTGACCTGCGAGGACCGGTTGATGCGGGCCCGGTTCGCCCGGCCCGGATTGAGCTCCAGCTCCACCAGCTGCTGCCGCTCGCCCTGGGTGACGGCCGCACGGATCACCGCGCGGTCCGCGCCCATCCGTACGAGGGGGGCGTCCGAGGAGACCCGGTGGCTGCCGAGGGTCGCGAGGTAGCCGATCGCCTCGACGAGGTTGGTCTTGCCCTGGCCGTTGGGGCCCACGAAAGCGGTGACGCCCGGGTCGAGGGGAACCTCGGCCCGGGCGTACGAGCGGAAGTCGGCCAAAGAGAGATGCGAAACGTGCATACGGCGCCGACCTCCCCCGGCTTCCCACTGCTCGCTGTGGTGCTGTGCTGCTGTCTTCCTGCTGTCCTGTGCGGTGCGGAAGGCTAGGCCTTCTCGACCGCGTGGCCGCCGAACTGGTTGCGCAGCGCGGCGATCATCTTCATCTGCGGGGAGTCCTCCTGCCGCGAGGCGAACCGCGCGAACAGCGACGCGGT encodes:
- the recF gene encoding DNA replication/repair protein RecF (All proteins in this family for which functions are known are DNA-binding proteins that assist the filamentation of RecA onto DNA for the initiation of recombination or recombinational repair.) is translated as MHVSHLSLADFRSYARAEVPLDPGVTAFVGPNGQGKTNLVEAIGYLATLGSHRVSSDAPLVRMGADRAVIRAAVTQGERQQLVELELNPGRANRARINRSSQVRPRDVLGIIRTVLFAPEDLALVKGDPGERRRFLDELVTARSPRMAAVRSDYERVLKQRNTLLKSAAMARRHGGRSLDLSTLDVWDQHLARVGAELLAQRLDLIATLLPLADKAYEQLAPGGGPLGLAYRSSAGEPVDSGTARTREALYEVLLAALADVRKQEIERGVTLVGPHRDDLLLRLGDMPAKGYASHGESWSYALALRLASYELLRSEGSEPVLILDDVFAELDARRRERLAELVAPGEQVLVTAAVDDDVPGVLVGTRFGVSGGEVTRL
- a CDS encoding DUF721 domain-containing protein, giving the protein MNDPGKDPQEGRRTPEASGVDLARQALAAAREQARARGNAAGGKRRQQPGLRSGARADGRDPMPLMAALDRLRTERGWEMPMAVAGVMERWSEIVGPEIAAHCEPQRYEDRELVVRCDSSAWAAQLKLLAPQLVARLNADLGQGTVRMIKVHGPGGRPKGYGPWRAPGSKGPGDTYG